The nucleotide window AATGCGGAAATCGAAACCTAATTGTCGAAGCCGCTGCATGAAGAACACGACGCCGTTGCGGCTGGAAAATGCAATCCAATCGAACGACTTCAAATTGGTAATTGCTTCGTCCAACGGGCCGGGATCGTCCGCAGCATGAATCTCGATCGCTGGCTGCACGAGGACTTCTCCTCCCAGTTCGGCCAACGGCGATCGCAGTTGTTCGGCTTGATGTTCCGGACGCGTTATCAGCAGCGATTGCCCGAACAGTGGGCGTTGTTCAAACCAATTGGGGATGCTGCGATCTTGGGCGACCTCTCCCACTACGGTGATCACCGGCGGGCGGATTCTCGATCCCGAGTGCAGCAAATTGGGGATCTCGCCCAACGTGCAGCGAAATGTTTCTTGATCTGGCCAACTACAGCGGCGGATGATCGCACAAGGGGTATCCGGCGACTTGCCATGTGCAATCAACTGGGCCGACCACTGTGGGGCCGTGGTGACGCCCATATAGAAAACCAACGTGCCGGGAAAGCAGGCCAGCCCTTGATAGTTAATCGCGGAATCCTCTTTGCCGGGCTTTTCATGACCGGTGACAAACGCGACCGCCGAGGCATGGTCGGAGTGCGTTAGCGGAATGCCGGCATAGGCACTGGCCGCCAATGCCGTAGTGATTCCAGGCACAATCTGGAAGGGAACGCCCGCCGTCCGCAACGCTTCGATCTCTTCGGTCGCCCTGGCGAAGACGGTTGGATCGCCACTTTTGAGCCGCACGACCGTCTTGCCCTGCTTGGCTTGGGAAACCATCTCGTCGTTGATTCGGTCTTGCGACCAAAGTTTTCGCTGGGCGTGGCTGCCCAAGCAGTGCATCTGCTCGGCCGCCACGGCGTACTGCAGCAATTCTGGATTAGAAAGATAGTCGTACAGAACCACATCGGCCTGCTGCAGACAGTGAATGCCTCGCTGTGTGATAAGCCCCGCATCGCCGGGCCCGCTACCCACCAGATAGACAATTCCTGGTTCAGCGGCGGACGAATCTTGAACATTGGGTGTCACAGCGGTCCCTCAAAAGAGAGGTTTGGGCATGAAAAATTACGCTTCCCTGAATTTAAAACGAATCCACCCTCTGGCGGAAGCGGTTGATACAATAGGAGTAACGGATTATTGTGCTTGGCAAGCACCAAAAATTCTTCATGCATTTCTGATTGATCTGGCCCAGCTTATGTCTGACGGTGGAAGTTTCTCAGTTTCCGAAGATGCCGATTACGAAGTTTCGCCTGCGCTGCGGAAACAGCTGCAGCGGCTGTTTGATCACGCCTCGCAAATGATGAGCAAACCGAAATACGACTATGATTATGCGCATAGTCTGCTCGCAGATTGCTGCAAGAAGGACCCCGCGAACCTGGCGTACGTCGAGAAGATGTTCGAAAACCTCGACTTGAAGTTCAAGGGAAAGAAAAAAGGCTCGCTGTTTTCTGGTTTCGGCGGCAAGGGTGGCCTGAAGAAAGCGCTTTCGGCCAAAAAATGGCAGGATGTCATTAAGGAAGGGGTCGATCTGCTCAAAAGCAATCCCTACGACAGCGTTACCCTGCGGGCAATGGTCGATGCGTGCGAAGCGATGCGCTACAACGAGGTGGGCCTGCGTTACATGAAAAACGCAATGGACGGCTCGCCAGGCGACATGGAGGTCATGCGTCACTGTGCTCGTTATTTGGGACGGGTTGGCCAGTTCGATCAGGCAATCGCCCTCTGGCACTTCGTCGAAGAGAAGAATCGCGGCGACAAGGAAGCGAATCAGATGATTTCGCAGCTGACGATCGACCGCCAACGCCGAGCCCGAGGCCTAGCCACCGTCACCAACCGGATTGATCCGGCCGACGCAGCCAAAGTCCGCCGCCGACAAGCGTCCCAAGAAGAGGGTGAAAAGAAGTCCGAAGTACAGGAACGACCTGCCACAAAGATCGAACTGAACGAGAAGCAAAAGCTAAAAGCCAAGATCGAAGCCGATCCGGATCAGCAAGAGAACTATCTGAAGTTGATCGATATGTGGGTCCAGGAAGAAAAGTTCTTCGAGGCCGAGGCGGTCTGGAAAGAGGCCCAGGCCCACTTTGGCGACTCGATGGTACTCACCGAAAAACGCGAAGATCTGCTGATCCTCAAGGCCCGACATCGCTACAAAATGGCGGAAAACCAGGCCTCGTCTCAATCCAGCACGCAGCTTCTAGAGCTGGTTGAAACGGCTAAGAACGACCTGAATCGGTTGGAATTGGAAATCTATACCAAACGCAACGAGCGCCATCCGGAAGACTTGTTGATCAAATACGAACTCAGTTTACGGCTCAAACGCCTGGGCAATTACGAACAAGCCGAAAAACTCTTTGACGAAATCGCACTCGCGGATGAAAAACTTTTAGCAATTTGCTACTTGGGCAAAGGAGAGTGTCTTCAGGCTCGCAAAAAATTCGTGACGGCCATGGAGATGTACGAAGAAGCCCTAAACTATTCTGACAACTTGAGTTCCGAACGATTAAAGCTGCTTCTGTATCGGGCCGGCGTGCTCGCTCAGGGGCTCAAAGAGTGGTCTTCGGCCATGACTTTGCTCAAAAGGCTCGAGAAAATGGATCCAGCCTATAAAGATGTGAAGCGACGGCTAGACAAACTCAAGTAAATGGGGGATGATGATTAGCTTCTATTAAGAGTCTGACAAAGGACTGTTCGTTTCCGAATACCTGGTTCAATCATGCCCAATACCAAGAGCGCCCAAAAACGTCTTCGCCAGAATGCTGTTCGCCGTACGCACAATCGTGCGGTCAAGTCTTCGATTCGTTCCACGATCCGCAAGGTTCGAGAAGCCGTTTCCGCTAAGGAATTCGAAAAGGCAGACGAACTGTTCCGCGTCGCGGTCAAAAAGCTGGACAAAGCTGGCGCCAAGCACGTGTTCCACCAAAAGACCACGTCGCGTTTGAAGTCGCGTCTGAATCAGCACATCAAGTCCGCCAAGGACA belongs to Bremerella alba and includes:
- the cobA gene encoding uroporphyrinogen-III C-methyltransferase; its protein translation is MTPNVQDSSAAEPGIVYLVGSGPGDAGLITQRGIHCLQQADVVLYDYLSNPELLQYAVAAEQMHCLGSHAQRKLWSQDRINDEMVSQAKQGKTVVRLKSGDPTVFARATEEIEALRTAGVPFQIVPGITTALAASAYAGIPLTHSDHASAVAFVTGHEKPGKEDSAINYQGLACFPGTLVFYMGVTTAPQWSAQLIAHGKSPDTPCAIIRRCSWPDQETFRCTLGEIPNLLHSGSRIRPPVITVVGEVAQDRSIPNWFEQRPLFGQSLLITRPEHQAEQLRSPLAELGGEVLVQPAIEIHAADDPGPLDEAITNLKSFDWIAFSSRNGVVFFMQRLRQLGFDFRILGHLKIGVIGPGTAEQLAEYGFQADVIPAEYRAESLVEAMANQVAGKRVLLPRASRGRDVLPVGLAQHGANVTEVVAYESNDVTQVMPEVQRRSETTGFDWLIVTSSAIARATAQLVPEVMKSSNIVSISPITTDTIRELGYDVTVEATVYTMDGIVEAILAYAEENSA
- a CDS encoding tetratricopeptide repeat protein — translated: MKNYASLNLKRIHPLAEAVDTIGVTDYCAWQAPKILHAFLIDLAQLMSDGGSFSVSEDADYEVSPALRKQLQRLFDHASQMMSKPKYDYDYAHSLLADCCKKDPANLAYVEKMFENLDLKFKGKKKGSLFSGFGGKGGLKKALSAKKWQDVIKEGVDLLKSNPYDSVTLRAMVDACEAMRYNEVGLRYMKNAMDGSPGDMEVMRHCARYLGRVGQFDQAIALWHFVEEKNRGDKEANQMISQLTIDRQRRARGLATVTNRIDPADAAKVRRRQASQEEGEKKSEVQERPATKIELNEKQKLKAKIEADPDQQENYLKLIDMWVQEEKFFEAEAVWKEAQAHFGDSMVLTEKREDLLILKARHRYKMAENQASSQSSTQLLELVETAKNDLNRLELEIYTKRNERHPEDLLIKYELSLRLKRLGNYEQAEKLFDEIALADEKLLAICYLGKGECLQARKKFVTAMEMYEEALNYSDNLSSERLKLLLYRAGVLAQGLKEWSSAMTLLKRLEKMDPAYKDVKRRLDKLK
- the rpsT gene encoding 30S ribosomal protein S20 yields the protein MPNTKSAQKRLRQNAVRRTHNRAVKSSIRSTIRKVREAVSAKEFEKADELFRVAVKKLDKAGAKHVFHQKTTSRLKSRLNQHIKSAKDKATA